The stretch of DNA GAAGGCGCAAGAGTATGATTAGATTTGGATATTGTGTGGAAATACTTGATTATTTTGAAAGATATTAACCTACAGGCGAATACATTGCAATGACCAAAAATATCACCATTAATCAAGGGTTTAGAGGTTGATAAATCTAAAATACTTATCAATGAGCAATTTTTAGATTTGCTAATCAATAAGTATTTTCTATCTTCGTTTGGGCTAAATTGGAGATTAATGCGATGTTTTACATTTTTCTCAATCAGTCAAGTGTCAGAAAATCAGACACCAAACAAATTCATGGCAAATATTAAAGGATTATTATGGAAGCAAACAACAAAAAATCTCTTGTAATTTCCTACTTAACATTACGGATAGTAGTTGGAGTGCTTGGTGTTACATTACCAATAATCTTAGTTCTTGGTTGTTTAATATTTCGCGAAGATGAGGTTATTCAACGTTCAATTAGTATGTATTACTATACTCACATGAGGAACGCATTAGTAGGAATTCTTTGTGCTGTTGCTTTATTTTTATTTGTGTATAAGGGGTATGATTATAAGGATGATATTGCTGGATATTTTGCTGGTATTTTTGCTTTGTTAGTCGCATTTTGCCCGGCTGAAAGTTCGTTTACTAGGATAATTCATTTAGTGTCAGCCGTACTATTTTTCTTAACACTAGCATATTTTTCACTTTTTTTATTTACAAAAGGATCTGATAATCCTTCAAAACAGAAATTATTAAGAAATAAAATCTATAAAATTTGTGGTTTTATAATACTTGGGTGTGTTTCACTATTGATTTTGTATTTTGTTTTACCCTTAAGTTTTAGAGATAAACTTTCCGATTATAAACCTTTATTTTGGTTGGAAGCCTTAGCATTATGGGCTTTTGGATTTTCATGGTTATTAAAGGGAAAATTCCTATTAAAGGATGAATAATTAATACCTTTCTCATTCTAAATTTGTTGTGAAATTGAGTATTGTTTAGATAAAGAATTAGTATTGGAAGGATGAGAAAAATATAGGATAAACCATTGTATTAGAAATATTTATTCTTAGTGGGCATATGTGTATTTTTCCTTTGCAAATTTTGCAACAATTCATAGTAAAATCTAAACTGATATTTGAAAAAAAAGGGCACCAAATAAATTTATCTTATATGAGTATCCGTTTAGATTACTATTTCGACAAACAAACTTAATGGTCATTCCGGGCGAAGTCCCGGAATCTGAATATAAAAAGGGGATTCCTGCATTCGCAGGAACCGAGCGTATTTTGCGAGTTCGCCGTAAGGCAATGACAGCAAAAAGATTTGATTTTGTCATTTAAGCGGATACACATTTTATCTTAATTCAAACGAATAAATAATTCTTTTTAGTTTCTTTGGTGATGAGATTGCAAATCATTTCATTTTTAACAAGATCGATATAATTGTAACATAGCGCGAAAGAGTTTGCGGAATTCTTTTTCCAATTTATTAATGAATAAAGCATCAAGAGTTGATTTAACCATGAAATTAAACTCTTTAAGGGTATTCGTATAATTGAAATTTGTTATTTATTACATTATCAAAATGATACGAAGCAAAACTCAAAATATTATCTTTCAATTCTTACTACTTGTATTACTCTTTTTTCTGGGCGTATCATTCGTAGCTTTTCGGATTTACGATAAGAAACAACGACTTTTCATCCAATCAAAACACGAGCAAGTTAAAAAGAGCATTTATATTGCATGCTCTCTAGAATCCAAACAGCTTCGTCAGATAATATTAGACTACACAAGGAGGAATGATTTTGTAAGTTTTATCGAGAAAATGGACTTGGGGTGGGCTAAGTTAAATTTAGAGCCCCTTATTTCAAATCATTCCGTTGATGCTGTTTGGGTTTACGACACAAGATATACCAATAAATACTTTAATAGCCAAGATATATACAATAAACTTAAGGCCTGTGATTTTGAAAAATGTATTTTTGATTCACTTAATAATGAGAAATTTATAAATTATTATCTTCAGACCTCGTATGGAGTACTTGAAGTATTTGGTGCAACAATTTATCCATCAACAGATTCTAAAAAAACATCAAAGCCTAAAGGATATTTTTTTATTGCTCAACTTATAGACAAAAACTTGCTTAATAACATAGCTCAAGTAACAGAAACTCAAATAAGTTTAGTCGATGATTCCCTGACTGATAGACGGGAAAGACATAAGATTGTGGTTAATATCCCATTCAAAACACCAGATAAGAAAGTCGTTAAATTTCTTCGAGGTGAAAAATACTTGGATTTCATTAATGAGTACAATAAATTTTCGTTAGAGTTGATAGTATTATTTTATTTATCATCAATGGTTATTTTCATTTCCTTATTATTAGTAACATCAAGGTGGGTTATTAGACCCCTAAAAATAGTAGAGAGAATTTTAGAAACATATGATATAAAAAAGACTGATGCCTTAAATAAGTTTGGGAGTGAATTTAAAGAGATTGGGCAATTAATATCCTCTTATATTTCACAAAAAAATTCATTGGAAATTCTTAAGGATAAAGCGGAGGAGTCCGATAGACTTAAATCGGCGTTCATGGCGAATATATCACATGAAATAAGAACACCTCTTAACGGCGTTTTGGGTTTTTCAGAATTACTTTGTAAAACGAATCCTTCAGAAGAAATTGCGGATAGTTACCGGAAGATTATTAAAAGTTGTTCAAACGATCTAATGCGATTGGTAAGTGATATCCTTGATTATTCAAAAATAGAATCAGGACAGTTAATTCTCATTAATGATGCTTTTAACGTTGAATATTTGTTGATTGAGCTAACAAATCATTACGATAATAATATAATATCTCTTTCTCAAAAGGGGGTAAATTTGATTTTTAAAAACGCAGGAGGTTCTCTTGAAATAAATGTAGACAAACATCGATTAAAACAGATTTTGATAAACCTTATTAATAATGCTATAAAGTTTACCGAAAAGGGGACAATAGAGGTGAATTATTATTATGAAAACCAACAATTAGTTTTCTATGTTAGGGATTCAGGCATAGGAATATCACAAGAGCAACTGCAAATTATTTTTGAACGATTTTGGCAAGCAGCACCCCCGAAATCAAAGATCTATGGAGGAACAGGATTGGGTCTAACTTTATGCAAGGGGTTGGTAACGCTGATGAGGGGAGATATTTATGTAGAGTCCATTTTGGGTATTGGATCAACATTTGTTGTTAAACTTCCAGTTGAAGTGATTCAGAGAGAAAAGATTAATGAGAAAGACACACTACAACAAATATTATAGCAGTTGTTAGCCCAAAAATTTCTTATTCAAAAATTCCTGAAACTGATCTTTATAGCTATCGGCGATAGGGATATACACTGAACCAAAGACAATACGATTCCTCTCAATTTTTACTATTTGTTCTAGATTTACAATAAAAGATCGGTGAATCCTCATGAATTGTTTTGGTGAAAGTTCTTCCTCTAGTTTCTTAAGGCTCATCAAAGAGAGAATGGGTTTGGTCTGATCGTTTACATAAATCTTAACATAATCTTTTAGTCCTTCGATGTATAAGATGCTATTCAGTTCGACTTTAATAAGTTTATACTCCGATTTCACGAAAATGGAAGTACTTGGAAGTATCCCAGTATTTTTGTCGCTACTGTTTTGTTCCAAAAGGCTGAACCATGTTAATGCCTTATTCGCTGCTTTTAGAAATTCCTGATAGTTAATGGGCTTTACAAGATAATCGAGGGCATCAACTTTAAAGCCCTCCAGAGCATACTGGCTATAAGCCGTTGTAAAAATAACTTTAGGTCCATTATGTAATAGTTTGGAAAGTTCAATTCCAGATAAACCAGGCATTTGGATATCAAGAAAGATTAAATCAATCTTTTCATTTTGGAGGGCATCTATAGCTTGAAAAGGGGAATTAAATTTATTAATTAAATCAAGAAACGGGGTTTTAAGTACGTAATCTTCAATTAGATTTAATGCAAGAGGTTCGTCATCCACAATTAAGCAGCGTATTTTTCTCATAATTGTAGGATTACTTTAACATGGAAATGTTTGGATTCATAGCCATAAACAAAATTATGCTTTTCTGGGTATATAAGAGCAAGTCTTTTCCTAAGATTTTCGAGACCAATTCCTGTTTCTTCAAGACTATCTATTTTTTGATGGTAGTCGGTATTAAGTATCTCGAATACAAGTATTTGATTGTGTTCTACCATTGTTATCTTGATAAATGAATTTTCAATTGGACTAACACCGTGCTTGAAAGAGTTTTCTACCAGAGAGATGAATAAAAGGGGGGCAATTCTGGTAGATGGGTTGTCAATAGTAAAATTCGTCTCAATGTTTACATTTGGTGTCATTCTAATCTTCATCAGAGCAATATAGTTTTTTAAAAACTCCACCTCTTCTGATAAGGGAACTGTTTCCTCATTGGTTTCGTAAAGATGATAGCGCATAAGTTTAGCCAACCCGTGAACAGATTCCTGAGCTTTTTCTGGAGAAACTTTAATAAGTGAGTAGATGTTATTGAGAGTATTAAAAAAGAAATGGGGATTTAGCTGCATCTTTAAATTGCTCAGTTTAGATTTTAGATTTTCATTCTCTAGAATTTTCCGCTCATTTTCGGATTTAAACCATCTACTAGTGGTTCGTATAGCAACACTTATACTAATAACAAATATAAAAGAGAAGTTATGCAAACCAATAACAAACCCATTTGGAGGTTGAGGAAATCTTTTATTCATTGGCATAGGTTGAAAAGAGTGCCTCAGCATATCGGAGATGTAAGAAAATATAACAATCAATAGAATATTAGTTAAAAAGAACCACAAGAGTTTCTTTTTGAACAGGAAGTTATTGATTAGAATAAAATAGTTTAAATAGAAAAGAAATAGAGAAAAACTCATAGGTACCCAAATTAAAAAGTAGGAAATAGTCTCCCTTAGAGGTTCATTTGACGGAGGCCTATTGAAGGCAAAAATAATTGGGGCAGCAAACCAAAAACCCCATACCAGCGCATGCAGGGCTATGTTTACCAACATTTTTGATTTTGAATTGAGGTTTAACATTTAAATTTGTGTTAGGGTGGTTTTAATTTTATTTGCTATCTATCGTCTAATCGTTCATGTCTGCTATTTCTATTGGATCAACTCCCTCTATTCTTTCTGTCTTCCATAAACTTTTGTTTAATCTTAAATTGATCATCCGTAATTTTTTTAAATCTCTTTTAATTTACATTTTTGTCATAAAAGGACGATTTATGGACTCTTCTTCTTTCTTCATAACATTAAAAAACGTGAGTTCGATGTAAATATAATATATTGATTCTCAGTTCACCATTAGATTGTTGCTTTGTCATGCTGAACGGAGTGAAATCCGAAGGATTCGCTGAAAGCAACCATCTATTTTATAAGTAATTAGACTCTTCGCTTTGCTCAGGATGACATCTTACATCGAACTGACATTAAAAACGTATTCATCCCTGGGATATTGATTAATCAGAGACTTCAACTCTAATTGTATCGGAGTTTATTCCTGTAAATATGCCTAAACCTCCCTCAATATTAGTTGGTAGGGTAGTAAGGTTTAATGATGAACTTCCATTGTTTTCGTAAAGCGATACATATTCTGGATTCAGGTTAAAAAGAATTATCTGATGAGTTCCATAGTAGTTGAAACTGCGCATATTAAGTTCGTAGGAGTTTGTTTGAAGAGGTTCATTACGGAAAACCCGTTTAAGATCAAACATGGTGCTATCGAAAATTGCAACGGGCTTTTTTTCAATATTTTCAACAACAACAAGAAAATATCTACTATCGAGGTTAGACCATGTTAGTTTTATTGGATCTGGAAAGGATGGTGGAGTTCCTGTACCTGGACTAAATGTAGCAATGGTGATTGATGTTGCCGAAGCCCTATAATTTTTAGGTTTTTCGGGGATGGTTGTTTCCGAGGTTATTAACTTTCCTTTATAGTCAAAGTTCATACTATATTTTTCATTTGCTCTCATAATTAGGGTATTACTTTCATATATTCCAGAACCTTTATCAATCATAATCTCCGAAATATCATTATTAGTGAGAGTAATTTCTAACTCTTCAATTGGCATTTCAGAACTATCATTCGTTGCATATGTAATTTCTTTGGATACGCTAATCCTTGCTTTTTGATCTGCATTTAGGTAGCCCTCAACAATAACTTTGTCGGAGTTGGTGTATTGCTGTTCTACCTTTTGGCATGATATAAAGGACATTAATATGGTGACTGCTAGAAGTGCTTTTAAAGTTTTCATATTGTGTATTTTATCGAAATTTGATATTTAGACTGATATTCGGTGTGATTCCCAGAAACTTCACAGGCGTTTTAATAATTTGGTTTTCAATTATCTCGTATTCATTATACCAAATATTGCTACGGTTATAAAGATTGAAAACTGAAAAACCTAGGGTACATGGCGAATCGGGGCCGAGAATAAAATTATACGAGGCAGACACATCAAGTCGATGGTATGCTGGTAGCCGCATTCCATTTTTTACTGTAACATTGATATAATCGCGGGTTGTTCCATCAAGAAGTGTAAGCTGATATCCCCCTTCGGGTGCTGTATAGGGTTTCCCTGTGGCGAATATCCAAGTGGCTGAAAAGTCCCATTTACGCCATTTATATGAATTAACTAACTTAAATTCATGCGATACATCGTTAGACGCATAGAAATAGTAATTGCCATAGTTATTGAACTTATTTATAACACGACCAATTGTATAACCTATCCAGCCCGTGTAATCACCATATTTTTTTTGGAAAAGAAAATCAATACCTTCGGCAACGCCTGATCCAATTTGGTAATTCTCCTCATAGGAAACGTTTTGACGCATAGTTTCAAAACGAAGAGAATATTCTGAAAGGCTACT from Bacteroidales bacterium encodes:
- a CDS encoding response regulator transcription factor, with protein sequence MRKIRCLIVDDEPLALNLIEDYVLKTPFLDLINKFNSPFQAIDALQNEKIDLIFLDIQMPGLSGIELSKLLHNGPKVIFTTAYSQYALEGFKVDALDYLVKPINYQEFLKAANKALTWFSLLEQNSSDKNTGILPSTSIFVKSEYKLIKVELNSILYIEGLKDYVKIYVNDQTKPILSLMSLKKLEEELSPKQFMRIHRSFIVNLEQIVKIERNRIVFGSVYIPIADSYKDQFQEFLNKKFLG
- a CDS encoding histidine kinase, with the translated sequence MNKRFPQPPNGFVIGLHNFSFIFVISISVAIRTTSRWFKSENERKILENENLKSKLSNLKMQLNPHFFFNTLNNIYSLIKVSPEKAQESVHGLAKLMRYHLYETNEETVPLSEEVEFLKNYIALMKIRMTPNVNIETNFTIDNPSTRIAPLLFISLVENSFKHGVSPIENSFIKITMVEHNQILVFEILNTDYHQKIDSLEETGIGLENLRKRLALIYPEKHNFVYGYESKHFHVKVILQL
- a CDS encoding DUF4249 family protein, whose translation is MKTLKALLAVTILMSFISCQKVEQQYTNSDKVIVEGYLNADQKARISVSKEITYATNDSSEMPIEELEITLTNNDISEIMIDKGSGIYESNTLIMRANEKYSMNFDYKGKLITSETTIPEKPKNYRASATSITIATFSPGTGTPPSFPDPIKLTWSNLDSRYFLVVVENIEKKPVAIFDSTMFDLKRVFRNEPLQTNSYELNMRSFNYYGTHQIILFNLNPEYVSLYENNGSSSLNLTTLPTNIEGGLGIFTGINSDTIRVEVSD
- a CDS encoding DUF998 domain-containing protein, which translates into the protein MEANNKKSLVISYLTLRIVVGVLGVTLPIILVLGCLIFREDEVIQRSISMYYYTHMRNALVGILCAVALFLFVYKGYDYKDDIAGYFAGIFALLVAFCPAESSFTRIIHLVSAVLFFLTLAYFSLFLFTKGSDNPSKQKLLRNKIYKICGFIILGCVSLLILYFVLPLSFRDKLSDYKPLFWLEALALWAFGFSWLLKGKFLLKDE